A genomic segment from Aegilops tauschii subsp. strangulata cultivar AL8/78 chromosome 1, Aet v6.0, whole genome shotgun sequence encodes:
- the LOC109782201 gene encoding LOW QUALITY PROTEIN: uncharacterized protein (The sequence of the model RefSeq protein was modified relative to this genomic sequence to represent the inferred CDS: substituted 1 base at 1 genomic stop codon), whose product KSQIKERKAISSLIPEPPPSSTSTISLIVSCRHGRPRQAQAQAARCPLATSAASTAADGGRGEEGLHAPDVPLPPRRQRLRRRLHARQDLLQGFPGQDRRLCRCHCNGVDPVCHRRVPXAAGGNACQGAAADPRGRAAPGLQVDAGGEAQGEATRRRREEEARRRQGPAQADHPRRHPPGALRPDEWLKLTTRLIDVAVCVCHCFASCLFSAKENGLVGLFS is encoded by the exons AAGTCCCAAATCAAGGAAAGGAAAGCGATATCTAGTCTCATCCCCGAACCCCCACCAAGTTCCACATCCACCATCTCTCTGATTGTTTCTTGTCGCCATGGCCGCCCACGGCAAGCCCAAGCCCAAGCCGCCCGGTGCCCCCTTGCCACCtccgccgcctccaccgccgccgacggcGGCAGAGGCGAAGAAGGGCTTCATGCGCCGGATGTTCCCCTTCCTCCTCGCCGTCAACGCCTTCGTCGGCG CCTACATGCTCGTCAGGACCTACTACAAGGATTCCCCGGCCAAGACCGCCGACTCTGCCGCTGCCACTGCAACGGCGtcgaccccgtctgccaccgccGAGTCCCCTGAGCCGCCGGTGGCAACGCCTGCCAAGGTGCTGCCGCCGATCCCCGAGGACGAGCAGCGCCGGGTCTACAAGTGGATGCTGGAGGAGAAGCGCAAGGTGAAGCCACGCGACGCCGCCGAGAAGAAGAGGCTCGACGACGACAAGGCCCTGCTCAAGCAGATCATCCGCGCCGACACCCTCCCGGTGCTCTGAGACCGGATGAATGGCTGAAGCTCACCACCAGATTGATCGATGTTGCTGTTTGCGTCTGTCATTGCTTTGCCTCATGTCTCTTCTCTGCTAAAGAGAATGGTTTGGTTGGACTCTTTAGTTAG
- the LOC120966562 gene encoding uncharacterized protein isoform X1, whose amino-acid sequence MPGSIRISDIRPPVTAPLFLQVNVGKKEYIGDIGQDGFSLPVTSIRDSMVMTLYNADKELVSKTEVKTKLIVELGTMDVIFTLDSGGTIILQLQFFLSDEDRKRIQEMRNSVMKRKQQELLGNGDEFYFQEDSPLPKGHAEDIPGIPSKDDQLTLQKSMSLDDLKNRVFFSETSVDSDMVASKDIPLQIGGNTSMLEGPIDIDSEKGQGKPKSRSSSVVKKMISAFESSSPQGLPLVPRIRSESSLEEMPSVSSSETSTNPSRKPPTPGASVDAPGRTQTGPGPGKQAMIIGNKKPSTSFGKTGPLNTQESRRRSSRQSAGASDMIRSEKRSAEKRRRRSICTYSSEQQVNPCGATSVVAWINHPHVCITTASRQLKDIVDVEHLNSMENLGQGAGDGAARRSDGFPVLNGWLINQGVRGVIVIIACGAVFFNNR is encoded by the exons ATGCCGGGCAGCATCCGAATCTCAG ACATTCGACCACCGGTCACAGCTCCACTCTTCTTGCAAG TTAATGTAGGGAAAAAAGAGTACATCGGAGACATAGGGCAAGATGGATTCTCCCT TCCTGTTACATCGATTCGTGATAGCATGGTGATGACGCTGTACAATGCAGACAAGGAATTGGTATCCAAAACAG AGGTGAAGACAAAGTTGATTGTTGAGTTGGGAACAATGGATGTTATTTTTACTCTTGATAGTGGAGGGACAATTATTCTCCAGTTGCAGTTTTTTCTCAGTGATGAAGATCGCAAGCGCATCCAAGAGATG AGGAACTCTGTGATGAAAAGAAAGCAGCAAGAGCTACTTGGGAATGGCGATGAATTTTATTTCCAAG AAGATAGCCCACTGCCTAAAGGGCATGCAGAAGATATCCCCGGCATCCCAAGCAAAGATGACCAATTGACGCTTCAGAAGAGCATGTCGTTGGATGATCTGAAAAATAGGGTCTTCTTCTCCGAAACAAGTGTAGATTCTGACATGGTGGCTTCTAAGGACATACCACTGCAAATTGGTGGCAATACTTCGATGCTCGAAGGTCCCATCGACATCGATTCCGAGAAAGGACAGGGTAAACCAAAGAGTAGATCAAGCAgcgtggtgaagaagatgataaGTGCCTTCGAAAGCAGCTCCCCACAG GGTCTGCCTTTGGTGCCAAGGATCAGATCAGAGAGCTCGTTGGAAGAGATGCCGTCGGTTTCTTCTTCAGAGACTTCCACCAACCCTTCACGCAAGCCTCCTACTCCCGGTGCATCAGTGGACGCTCCAGGCCGCACCCAGACAGGGCCCGGGCCAGGGAAGCAAGCCATGATCATCGGCAACAAGAAACCGAGCACATCTTTTGGAAAGACCGGCCCGTTAAACACACAAGAAAGCCGAAGACGGAGCTCCAGGCAGAGCGCAGGAGCGAGCGACATGATTCGCTCGGAGAAGCGGTCAGCGGAAAAGCGCCGGCGTCGCTCCATCTGCACCTACTCATCGGAGCAGCAGGTGAACCCTTGTGGTGCGACGTCTGTCGTCGCGTGGATCAACCATCCGCACGTCTGCATCACCACTGCGAGCAGGCAGCTGAAAGACATTGTTGACGTCGAGCACCTGAATTCCATGGAGAACTTAGGGCAG GGCGCAGGTGACGGCGCGGCGCGGCGGTCTGATGGTTTCCCGGTGCTGAATGGGTGGTTGATTAACCAG GGTGTGCGTGGTGTGATAGTGATCATAGCCTGCGGAGCTGTGTTTTTCAACAACAGGTGA
- the LOC120966562 gene encoding uncharacterized protein isoform X2, with protein sequence MVMTLYNADKELVSKTEVKTKLIVELGTMDVIFTLDSGGTIILQLQFFLSDEDRKRIQEMRNSVMKRKQQELLGNGDEFYFQEDSPLPKGHAEDIPGIPSKDDQLTLQKSMSLDDLKNRVFFSETSVDSDMVASKDIPLQIGGNTSMLEGPIDIDSEKGQGKPKSRSSSVVKKMISAFESSSPQGLPLVPRIRSESSLEEMPSVSSSETSTNPSRKPPTPGASVDAPGRTQTGPGPGKQAMIIGNKKPSTSFGKTGPLNTQESRRRSSRQSAGASDMIRSEKRSAEKRRRRSICTYSSEQQVNPCGATSVVAWINHPHVCITTASRQLKDIVDVEHLNSMENLGQGAGDGAARRSDGFPVLNGWLINQGVRGVIVIIACGAVFFNNR encoded by the exons ATGGTGATGACGCTGTACAATGCAGACAAGGAATTGGTATCCAAAACAG AGGTGAAGACAAAGTTGATTGTTGAGTTGGGAACAATGGATGTTATTTTTACTCTTGATAGTGGAGGGACAATTATTCTCCAGTTGCAGTTTTTTCTCAGTGATGAAGATCGCAAGCGCATCCAAGAGATG AGGAACTCTGTGATGAAAAGAAAGCAGCAAGAGCTACTTGGGAATGGCGATGAATTTTATTTCCAAG AAGATAGCCCACTGCCTAAAGGGCATGCAGAAGATATCCCCGGCATCCCAAGCAAAGATGACCAATTGACGCTTCAGAAGAGCATGTCGTTGGATGATCTGAAAAATAGGGTCTTCTTCTCCGAAACAAGTGTAGATTCTGACATGGTGGCTTCTAAGGACATACCACTGCAAATTGGTGGCAATACTTCGATGCTCGAAGGTCCCATCGACATCGATTCCGAGAAAGGACAGGGTAAACCAAAGAGTAGATCAAGCAgcgtggtgaagaagatgataaGTGCCTTCGAAAGCAGCTCCCCACAG GGTCTGCCTTTGGTGCCAAGGATCAGATCAGAGAGCTCGTTGGAAGAGATGCCGTCGGTTTCTTCTTCAGAGACTTCCACCAACCCTTCACGCAAGCCTCCTACTCCCGGTGCATCAGTGGACGCTCCAGGCCGCACCCAGACAGGGCCCGGGCCAGGGAAGCAAGCCATGATCATCGGCAACAAGAAACCGAGCACATCTTTTGGAAAGACCGGCCCGTTAAACACACAAGAAAGCCGAAGACGGAGCTCCAGGCAGAGCGCAGGAGCGAGCGACATGATTCGCTCGGAGAAGCGGTCAGCGGAAAAGCGCCGGCGTCGCTCCATCTGCACCTACTCATCGGAGCAGCAGGTGAACCCTTGTGGTGCGACGTCTGTCGTCGCGTGGATCAACCATCCGCACGTCTGCATCACCACTGCGAGCAGGCAGCTGAAAGACATTGTTGACGTCGAGCACCTGAATTCCATGGAGAACTTAGGGCAG GGCGCAGGTGACGGCGCGGCGCGGCGGTCTGATGGTTTCCCGGTGCTGAATGGGTGGTTGATTAACCAG GGTGTGCGTGGTGTGATAGTGATCATAGCCTGCGGAGCTGTGTTTTTCAACAACAGGTGA